From a single Miscanthus floridulus cultivar M001 chromosome 8, ASM1932011v1, whole genome shotgun sequence genomic region:
- the LOC136478000 gene encoding transmembrane 9 superfamily member 12-like, whose protein sequence is MVEGWVFSALLVAFLAFATPCESFYLPGSYMHTYQKGEVIGAKVNSLTSIETELPFSYYSLPYCHPIDGVKKSAENLGELLMGDQIDNSPYRFHVNVNESLYLCTTNPLDEADVKLLKQRSRDLYQVNMILDNLPVRRFTEQNGMTIQWTGYPVGYIPEGTSDVYIINHLKFKVLVHKYEGGKVKVLGTGEGTEFISEADSDANSGYEIVGFEVVPCSVKRDPEAMSKFNMYDKVDPVNCPVELEKSQLFREKEKITFTYEVEFVNSDIRWPSRWDAYLKMEGSKIHWFSIMNSLMVILFLAGIVFVIFLRTVRRDLTRYEELDKEAQAQMNEELSGWKLVVGDVFREPTSSKLLCVMIGDGVQILGMAIVTIFFAAFGFMSPASRGMLLTGMIVLYMLLGIVAGYAAVRLWRTLKGTSKGWRSVSWSTACFFPGIVFIVLTVLNFMLWTRNSTGALPISLFFGLLSLWFCVSVPLTLLGGFFGTRAEPIEFPVRTNQIPREIPTKKYSLLFILGAGTLPFGTLFIELFFILSSIWLGRFYYVFGFLLVVLLLLIVVCAEVSVVLTYMHLCAEDWRWWWKAFFASGTVALYVFLYSINYLVFDLRSLSGLVSAMLYIGYSFIVSLAIMLATGTVGFLTSFSFVHYLFSSVKID, encoded by the coding sequence ATGGTGGAAGGCTGGGTATTCTCTGCTTTGTTAGTGGCGTTTTTAGCGTTCGCAACACCTTGCGAGTCATTCTACTTGCCAGGTAGCTACATGCACACATATCAGAAAGGCGAGGTGATAGGGGCGAAGGTGAACTCGCTCACTTCCATTGAGACAGAACTGCCCTTCAGTTACTACAGCCTTCCATACTGTCATCCTATAGATGGGGTTAAGAAGAGTGCTGAAAACTTAGGCGAGCTTCTGATGGGTGATCAAATAGATAATTCTCCATACCGTTTCCATGTAAATGTCAACGAATCTCTGTATCTGTGTACCACAAACCCACTTGATGAGGCTGATGTGAAGCTTCTCAAGCAGCGAAGCCGTGATCTATACCAGGTGAACATGATTCTTGACAATCTTCCTGTGAGGAGGTTCACAGAGCAGAATGGAATGACCATCCAGTGGACAGGCTATCCAGTTGGTTATATTCCAGAAGGTACTTCTGATGTCTACATCATCAATCACCTGAAATTTAAGGTCTTGGTCCACAAGTATGAAGGAGGCAAAGTAAAGGTACTTGGGACTGGAGAAGGAACGGAATTTATCTCAGAGGCTGACAGCGATGCCAATTCTGGATATGAGATTGTGGGATTTGAAGTTGTCCCATGCAGTGTGAAGCGTGATCCTGAAGCCATGTCGAAGTTTAATATGTATGATAAAGTCGATCCTGTGAACTGCCCTGTGGAGTTGGAAAAATCTCAATTGTTTAGGGAGAAAGAGAAGATTACCTTTACGTATGAGGTTGAATTTGTGAACAGTGATATCAGGTGGCCATCACGGTGGGATGCATACCTGAAGATGGAGGGTTCGAAGATTCACTGGTTTTCGATTATGAACTCTTTGATGGTAATTCTATTTTTGGCTGGCATTGTATTTGTCATATTCTTGCGGACTGTGAGGAGGGACCTGACTAGGTATGAAGAGTTGGATAAGGAGGCCCAAGCTCAGATGAATGAGGAGCTCTCTGGTTGGAAACTTGTTGTTGGAGATGTCTTCAGAGAACCAACCTCATCAAAGCTGCTCTGTGTCATGATCGGCGATGGGGTTCAGATTTTGGGTATGGCAATTGTTACCATTTTCTTTGCCGCATTTGGCTTCATGTCTCCTGCATCGAGAGGAATGCTGTTGACAGGGATGATAGTCCTTTATATGTTACTTGGAATTGTGGCTGGGTATGCTGCTGTCAGGCTCTGGAGGACTTTAAAAGGAACATCCAAGGGATGGAGGTCTGTCTCCTGGTCAACTGCTTGTTTCTTCCCTGGCATTGTCTTCATTGTCCTCACTGTGTTAAACTTCATGCTGTGGACAAGAAATAGTACTGGAGCCCTTCCAATCTCACTTTTCTTCGGCCTTTTGTCCTTGTGGTTTTGTGTCTCTGTGCCACTTACCCTTTTAGGTGGTTTCTTTGGCACAAGGGCTGAGCCAATAGAATTCCCTGTTCGAACCAATCAGATACCAAGAGAGATCCCTACAAAGAAGTACTCGTTGCTCTTCATACTTGGGGCCGGAACTCTACCCTTTGGaacactcttcatcgagctcTTCTTCATTCTTTCTAGTATTTGGCTAGGAAGGTTCTATTATGTGTTCGGCTTCCTCCTTGTCGTACTCCTTTTGCTGATTGTGGTGTGTGCTGAGGTATCAGTTGTTCTTACCTACATGCATCTCTGTGCTGAGgactggaggtggtggtggaaagCTTTCTTTGCCTCTGGAACTGTGGCCCTTTATGTGTTCCTTTACTCCATCAACTACTTGGTGTTTGATCTCAGAAGCTTGAGTGGGCTGGTTTCTGCTATGCTCTACATTGGATACTCTTTCATTGTCTCTCTTGCCATTATGCTAGCTACTGGTACTGTTGGGTTCCTGACATCGTTCTCTTTTGTCCACTACCTTTTCTCATCAGTCAAGATTGATTGA
- the LOC136477999 gene encoding transmembrane 9 superfamily member 12-like, which yields MVAKMLPSPWISASVLVLLLSLHPGVHAFYLPGTFMHTYSSGEAISAKVNSLTSIETELPFSYYSLPYCKPLDGVKKSAENLGEILMGDQIDNSPYRFQVNVNKSVYLCTTDPLTKEQAELLKKRARDLYQVNMILDNLPVMRFTEQNGVTIQWTGFPVGYNPTGSNEDYIINHLKFRVLVHQYQSQGDVVVTSEDGVAMVESDRKSGFQIVGFEVVPCSVRRDPEAMSKLKMYDKADSVNCPLELEKSQVIRENERITFTYEVEYVKSNIKWPSRWDAYLKMDGAKVHWFSIMNSMMVVFFLAGIVFVIFLRTVRRDLTRYEEMDKEAQAQMNEELSGWKLVVGDVFREPSCPKLLCVMVADGIQITGMAVVTIVFAALGFLSPASRGMLLTGMIILYLFLGIIAGYVGVRVWRTIKGTSEGWKSVAWLTACFFPGIVFIILTVLNSILWGKKSTGALPISLFFTLLALWFCISVPLTLIGGLLGTRAASIDYPVRTNQIPREIPERKFPSWLLVLGVGTLPFGTLFIELFFILSSIWLGRFYYVFGFLFIVLFLLVIVCGEVSLVLTYMHLCVEDWKWWWKAFFASGSVAFYVFLYSINYLVFDLRSLSGPVSATLYIGYSLIMALAIMLSTGAIGFLLSFYFVHYLFSSVKID from the coding sequence ATGGTGGCCAAGATGTTGCCATCCCCATGGATCTCGGCGTCCGTGCTCGTTCTGCTCCTGAGCCTGCACCCGGGTGTCCATGCCTTCTACCTCCCCGGCACCTTCATGCACACCTACTCCTCTGGAGAGGCGATCTCGGCCAAGGTCAACTCGCTCACCTCCATCGAGACCGAGCTGCCCTTCAGCTACTACAGCCTGCCATACTGCAAGCCTCTGGATGGTGTCAAGAAGAGCGCTGAGAACCTTGGTGAGATCCTCATGGGTGACCAGATCGACAACTCCCCATATCGCTTCCAAGTTAATGTCAATAAGTCAGTATACCTTTGCACCACGGACCCGCTCACCAAGGAGCAGGCCGAGCTGCTCAAGAAGAGGGCGCGAGATCTGTACCAGGTCAACATGATACTGGATAATTTACCGGTCATGCGGTTCACTGAGCAGAATGGGGTAACGATCCAGTGGACTGGGTTTCCTGTTGGGTACAACCCGACAGGGAGCAATGAGGATTATATCATAAACCACCTCAAGTTCAGAGTCTTGGTCCATCAGTACCAGTCGCAGGGTGATGTGGTGGTCACGAGTGAGGATGGTGTTGCAATGGTTGAGTCTGATCGCAAGAGTGGGTTCCAGATTGTTGGGTTTGAGGTTGTGCCTTGCAGTGTAAGGCGTGATCCTGAGGCCATGTCCAAGCTCAAGATGTATGACAAGGCCGACTCTGTGAATTGCCCGTTGGAGCTTGAGAAATCTCAGGTGATCCGTGAGAATGAGCGGATTACATTTACCTATGAGGTTGAGTATGTCAAGAGCAACATCAAGTGGCCATCAAGGTGGGATGCGTATCTGAAGATGGATGGTGCCAAGGTTCACTGGTTCTCTATCATGAACTCGATGATGGTTGTCTTCTTCCTGGCTGGTATTGTGTTTGTCATATTCTTGAGGACTGTCCGTAGGGATCTGACAAGGTATGAGGAGATGGACAAGGAAGCACAAGCTCAGATGAATGAGGAGCTCTCAGGATGGAAACTTGTTGTTGGTGATGTCTTCAGAGAGCCCAGCTGTCCAAAGTTGTTGTGCGTTATGGTcgctgatggtatccagatcactGGTATGGCAGTTGTTACAATTGTGTTTGCTGCTCTGGGATTCCTCTCACCTGCTTCCAGGGGAATGCTCCTGACCGGAATGATCATTCTCTACCTCTTCCTTGGTATCATTGCTGGATATGTTGGTGTCCGTGTTTGGAGGACTATCAAAGGAACCTCAGAAGGgtggaaatctgttgcttggctGACTGCCTGCTTCTTCCCTGGGATTGTGTTCATCATCCTTACTGTGCTTAACTCCATTCTGTGGGGCAAGAAGAGCACTGGAGCTCTACCCATCTCACTGTTCTTCACCCTTCTGGCCCTGTGGTTCTGCATCTCTGTGCCACTCACACTTATTGGAGGCTTGCTAGGCACACGTGCTGCAAGCATCGACTACCCTGTCCGAACCAACCAGATTCCACGAGAGATCCCTGAGCGCAAGTTCCCCTCATGGCTGCTTGTGCTCGGTGTGGGAACATTGCCTTTTGGTACTCTCTTCATTGAGCTCTTCTTCATCCTTTCCAGCATTTGGTTGGGAAGATTCTACTATGTCTTTGGCTTCCTGTTCATTGTCCTCTTCCTGCTGGTCATAGTCTGTGGTGAAGTTTCTCTGGTCCTAACCTACATGCACCTTTGCGTGGAGGACTGGAAATGGTGGTGGAAGGCCTTCTTTGCTTCTGGCTCTGTTGCATTCTATGTGTTCCTCTACTCAATTAACTACCTGGTGTTCGATCTCAGGAGCCTGAGTGGACCAGTTTCCGCAACACTCTACATTGGCTATTCTCTGATCATGGCCCTTGCAATCATGCTCTCCACTGGTGCCATTGGTTTCTTGCTCTCCTTCTACTTCGTCCACTACCTCTTCTCGTCTGTTAAGATTGATTAG
- the LOC136474684 gene encoding putative pentatricopeptide repeat-containing protein At5g06400, mitochondrial translates to MARSAAARLLAFSPLLLGSSHCHLRLRHHPLLLLPTSRSKTTSRKPPRSQPRRKLAPAPAGSGRPEPPGARASLFQEISELVASVANVEALGPRRNGGAPCDDLGATAVGCTEGARGIASERAALASTSIAGSISDRVVLGDSADDGSRQSCGTIANAAEAFCREAGDTGMSVDSDDDNISAMVHRITAVLRSEAPGPSVERKLERLGANYTPNLVNMVLKRCFKVRQSGFWFFHWAKRLPDFHHTTETYNTMLYIAGEARSFGIMEELVGEMDREMCPKDMKTWTILLSSYGKARQISKMLSTFEAMRKSESIWIDSKVYRTVLHALCNADKPELALEFYKDMPSNVEVGTDILRLLMCCLATQDNTAEGVYLIRDDMIEGMKHPEEYCYTEALRSFCIAGKLGEAWKVFQKMNNKSMANSSALENLLRGLCRAGRMDEALQVTEYMKRTSGLNSTTFSFLINGYLRKRDHIKALDLLREMREYGCVPLASSYTQVMQHLFAIDQCEEACGLFEDMLKNSVEPDIVTFTALICGHVRSGHISKAWDVFRNINKNGPKPTLKAYTVFMRELCKVSRHLEAVALLKEMLEYDVRPSETTFRWLISALRDKFYLEEASYVERMRASFNLRNPRDGLQFEQLDGIDNVDKFQKMRKSNPQDKELALEFTGSPSDQYGKVSSFTLSDDTHQKEQQDYSDGDVDEICQILSSDDDWGSTQQALEMRSVHFSPNLVDAILKRCKRNSRAALQFFSWVGRRPYYIPTTKTYNTAMKLAGSAKDFKHMWYLYREMLRTGCSPTVDTWNVMVCQYGNADLSEKALKTFCDMKECGFLPDKTTYNHLIMYLTCSKGRKIDVAVTIFQEMCHAGHIPDNRILFMYLLALCECRKIADATSSVVSLCERGFSVQAGYSIFLRSLCRADRMEEALHLFDCIEKHGCSRDQYMYGSLIHVLLRRDKFEAAVAKLTEMKNEGILQSAHIYTSFIVYYFQKRDVVKALDVLREMKENGCDPTVVTYSALIRGYMAMGMVSEAWDVFQQMKLKGPAPDFGTYSMFMSCLCKAGRSEDGLHLIHDMSDYGFIPSTVNFMTVVHGLNVEGKHELAESVLRSKWHLRKQRTISY, encoded by the coding sequence ATGGCGCGAAGCGCCGCCGCCCGGCTGCTCGCTTTCTCCCCTCTCCTTCTCGGCTCCAGCCACTGCCACTTGCGCCTTCGCCACCATCCCCTCCTCCTACTCCCTACATCCCGTTCTAAGACCACCTCCCGCAAGCCTCCCCGCTCACAGCCTCGTAGAAAGTTGGCGCCTGCGCCCGCCGGCAGCGGTCGCCCAGAGCCACCAGGAGCGCGCGCCTCTCTTTTCCAGGAAATCTCCGAACTCGTTGCCTCAGTGGCCAATGTCGAAGCGTTAGGACCCCGAAGGAATGGCGGCGCGCCTTGTGATGACCTCGGAGCTACTGCTGTGGGGTGCACCGAAGGTGCTCGAGGAATTGCTTCAGAGAGAGCGGCATTGGCTTCTACCTCCATTGCTGGCAGCATTTCGGACCGGGTTGTTCTTGGTGACTCTGCAGATGATGGGAGTCGTCAATCTTGTGGCACTATCGCCAATGCTGCAGAAGCATTCTGCCGGGAGGCTGGAGACACTGGCATGTCAGTAGATTCTGATGATGATAATATCAGCGCAATGGTGCACAGGATTACAGCTGTCCTCCGGTCGGAGGCACCTGGGCCGTCGGTGGAGCGGAAGCTTGAGAGACTGGGCGCTAATTACACTCCGAACCTTGTTAACATGGTGCTGAAGAGGTGCTTCAAGGTCAGGCAATCGGGATTCTGGTTCTTCCACTGGGCAAAGCGACTCCCAGATTTCCACCACACGACAGAGACGTACAACACGATGCTGTACATCGCGGGCGAAGCGAGGAGCTTTGGTATCATGGAGGAGCTCGTGGGCGAGATGGATCGGGAGATGTGCCCCAAGGACATGAAGACATGGACGATTTTATTATCCAGTTATGGGAAGGCGAGGCAGATCAGCAAGATGCTGTCAACCTTTGAGGCGATGAGGAAATCGGAATCCATCTGGATAGACAGTAAAGTCTATAGGACAGTTCTTCACGCTTTATGCAATGCTGATAAGCCTGAGCTTGCTCTTGAATTCTACAAGGATATGCCCAGCAATGTGGAGGTTGGGACTGACATTCTTCGACTACTAATGTGTTGTCTTGCAACACAGGATAATACAGCTGAAGGTGTCTATCTTATCAGAGATGATATGATTGAGGGCATGAAACATCCAGAGGAGTACTGCTACACGGAGGCTCTTCGAAGCTTTTGCATAGCAGGAAAGCTTGGTGAGGCATGGAAAGTCTTTCAGAAGATGAATAATAAATCGATGGCTAACTCATCTGCACTTGAGAATCTCCTGAGAGGGCTCTGCAGAGCAGGGAGAATGGATGAAGCTTTGCAGGTCACAGAATACATGAAGAGGACATCAGGTCTAAACAGTACAACTTTTTCGTTCCTCATCAATGGCTACCTTAGGAAACGGGACCATATCAAGGCACTTGACTTGCTGCGGGAGATGAGAGAATATGGATGTGTTCCACTTGCGTCATCTTATACCCAGGTCATGCAACACCTATTTGCAATAGATCAGTGTGAAGAAGCATGTGGACTGTTTGAAGACATGCTAAAAAACAGTGTTGAACCAGATATTGTTACGTTCACAGCACTTATTTGTGGGCATGTTCGCAGCGGACATATATCCAAAGCATGGGATGTCTTCAGGAATATCAATAAGAATGGTCCGAAACCCACATTGAAAGCATATACAGTGTTCATGCGAGAGCTCTGCAAGGTGTccaggcaccttgaggccgtagCACTTCTGAAGGAAATGCTGGAATATGATGTCAGGCCTTCTGAGACAACTTTCCGCTGGTTAATTTCTGCTTTACGCGACAAATTCTATTTGGAAGAGGCAAGTTATGTTGAGAGAATGCGGGCATCTTTTAATTTGCGAAACCCTAGAGATGGTTTGCAATTCGAACAGTTAGATGGCATTGACAATGTTGATAAGTTTCAAAAAATGCGCAAGTCTAATCCCCAAGATAAAGAACTGGCATTGGAGTTCACTGGCTCTCCTTCAGATCAATATGGTAAGGTCTCCAGTTTCACGCTTTCTGATGATACACATCAGAAAGAACAACAGGACTACAGTGATGGAGATGTCGATGAAATATGTCAGATTCTGTCTTCTGATGATGATTGGGGCTCAACTCAACAGGCACTGGAGATGAGATCAGTCCATTTTAGTCCTAATCTTGTTGATGCCATTTTGAAGCGTTGTAAAAGGAATAGTCGTGCTGCTTTGCAATTTTTCTCATGGGTTGGGAGACGACCTTACTACATTCCTACTACAAAAACATACAATACTGCTATGAAACTTGCGGGTTCTGCAAAAGATTTTAAGCACATGTGGTATCTGTACAGAGAAATGTTAAGGACCGGATGCTCCCCAACTGTGGATACATGGAATGTCATGGTCTGTCAGTATGGCAATGCTGATCTGTCTGAAAAGGCCTTGAAGACATTCTGTGACATGAAGGAGTGTGGGTTTCTGCCTGATAAAACTACTTACAATCACCTGATAATGTACCTCACCTGCAGTAAAGGGCGGAAAATAGATGTGGCAGTCACAATCTTCCAAGAAATGTGTCATGCAGGCCATATACCTGATAATAGGATACTTTTCATGTATCTTTTGGCTCTATGCGAGTGTAGGAAAATAGCAGATGCAACAAGCTCAGTAGTATCCTTATGTGAACGAGGATTTTCTGTGCAGGCTGGCTACTCCATATTCCTTAGATCATTGTGCAGGGCTGATAGAATGGAGGAAGCTCTCCATTTGTTCGATTGTATTGAGAAACATGGTTGCTCCAGGGACCAGTACATGTACGGGAGTCTCATCCATGTTTTGCTAAGGAGGGACAAATTTGAAGCTGCTGTTGCCAAGCTTACAGAAATGAAGAACGAAGGGATACTTCAAAGCGCACATATATATACCTCCTTCATTGTTTATTACTTTCAGAAGAGAGATGTTGTCAAGGCATTGGATGTGCTCAGGGAGATGAAAGAGAATGGATGTGATCCTACAGTTGTCACATATTCTGCTTTGATCCGTGGCTACATGGCCATGGGTATGGTTTCAGAGGCTTGGGatgttttccaacaaatgaaGCTGAAAGGACCTGCACCAGACTTTGGAACCTACTCCATGTTCATGTCATGCCTATGCAAAGCAGGTAGATCAGAGGATGGGTTGCATCTTATCCATGACATGTCGGATTATGGTTTCATTCCCAGCACAGTAAACTTCATGACTGTTGTCCATGGTCTAAATGTCGAGGGCAAACATGAGCTTGCTGAGTCTGTTCTACGGTCAAAATGGCACTTGCGGAAGCAAAGAACCATCTCATATTAG